The proteins below are encoded in one region of Bremerella sp. P1:
- a CDS encoding AraC family transcriptional regulator, translating into MRYEFQEGLLEQIFDCLGDVVYCVKDLAGRYTFVNHAFAERIGVADPAELIGKQAAQYFPAELAKVYDDQDREVIRTGQPLKDQLELISQADGSRGWYLSNKFPLLSSSGETIGLVGVSQDLKQPSDSDLELADLKVVVDYIRQHIAQPLKTEELAEQVSLSVTQLDRRMRRVFRLSTKKFVMKYRLDLAQQLLVSSEKSLSEIALECGFSDQSAFTRHFGAAANQTPLAYRKSHQKPG; encoded by the coding sequence ATGAGATACGAGTTTCAAGAGGGACTACTCGAGCAGATTTTCGACTGCCTGGGCGACGTGGTGTACTGCGTGAAGGATCTCGCAGGACGGTACACGTTCGTCAACCATGCCTTCGCCGAACGGATCGGTGTGGCCGATCCTGCTGAGCTCATTGGCAAGCAGGCAGCTCAATACTTTCCCGCGGAACTGGCCAAGGTATACGACGACCAGGACCGTGAAGTGATCCGCACCGGTCAACCTCTGAAAGATCAGTTAGAGCTGATCTCGCAGGCAGATGGTTCGCGGGGATGGTACTTATCGAATAAGTTCCCCCTTCTTAGCAGCAGCGGAGAAACGATCGGCCTGGTCGGCGTTTCGCAGGACCTGAAACAACCCAGCGACAGCGATCTGGAACTGGCCGACCTCAAGGTTGTTGTCGACTATATTCGGCAGCACATTGCCCAGCCGCTGAAGACCGAAGAGCTGGCCGAGCAAGTCAGTCTTTCCGTAACGCAGCTCGATCGACGAATGCGACGCGTGTTCCGTCTTTCGACGAAGAAGTTCGTGATGAAATACCGCCTGGACTTGGCGCAGCAACTGCTCGTCTCAAGCGAAAAGTCCTTGTCCGAGATCGCTCTCGAGTGCGGTTTTAGCGACCAAAGCGCCTTCACCCGACACTTTGGCGCCGCAGCGAATCAAACCCCACTAGCCTACCGAAAGTCGCACCAGAAGCCGGGTTAG